In Carya illinoinensis cultivar Pawnee chromosome 7, C.illinoinensisPawnee_v1, whole genome shotgun sequence, the following are encoded in one genomic region:
- the LOC122315012 gene encoding protein CUP-SHAPED COTYLEDON 3 — MLTMEDVLCELAGEDISEQGFPPGFRFHPTDEELITFYLASKVFNGSFCGVDIAEVDLNRCEPWELPDVAKMGEREWYFFSLRDRKYPTGLRTNRATGAGYWKATGKDREVYSASSGALLGMKKTLVFYKGRAPRGEKTKWVMHEYRLDGDFSYRHTCKEEWVICRIFHKKGEKKNPLLQGQNYLLEAASSATSGSLPPLLEEVPNTLLECQLQDLQNSLLINNQDGLKSLIHPVVSQSNLFPINGFLPSFSTSTTTATTQNTNTNNNPSQSPLPSILFKSLLSHQDCSTHKEQITIQKQCKTEANFSNVQMPADANLQWMDRIHTSTNQYQNSLLVEIDCGLLGLSAFASAPAIDAPVNALSNSVALNRTGF, encoded by the exons ATGTTGACAATGGAAGACGTTCTGTGTGAGCTCGCCGGGGAAGACATAAGTGAGCAAGGCTTTCCACCGGGGTTTAGGTTTCACCCAACCGACGAAGAGCTCATAACCTTTTATCTTGCTTCCAAGGTGTTTAATGGGAGCTTCTGCGGCGTCGATATTGCAGAAGTTGACCTCAACAGATGTGAGCCCTGGGAGCTTCCAG ATGTGGCAaagatgggagagagagagtggtacTTCTTCAGCTTGAGAGACAGGAAGTACCCGACCGGTTTAAGAACGAACAGAGCAACCGGAGCTGGGTACTGGAAAGCCACAGGCAAAGACAGGGAAGTTTACAGTGCGTCCAGTGGAGCCCTACTTGGGATGAAGAAGACCCTGGTTTTCTACAAGGGCAGGGCCCCACGTGGCGAGAAGACTAAGTGGGTCATGCACGAGTACCGCCTTGATGGTGACTTCTCCTACCGTCACACGTGTAAG GAGGAATGGGTGATTTGCAGGATTTTTCACAAAAAAGGGGAGAAGAAAAACCCACTTCTTCAAGGACAAAACTACCTCTTGGAAGCTGCTTCATCGGCCACCAGTGGTTCCTTGCCTCCATTGCTAGAAGAAGTTCCAAATACACTATTAGAATGTCAATTGCAGGATCTCCAAAACTCTCTTCTGATAAATAACCAAGATGGCCTCAAAAGCCTAATACATCCAGTTGTCTCCCAATCCAACCTATTCCCAATAAATGGTTTCCTACCTTCCTTCTCTACCAGCACCACCACTGCAACAACCCAAAACACAAACACCAACAACAACCCATCACAGTCACCATTACCGTCGATACTCTTCAAGTCCCTGCTCTCACATCAAGATTGCAGTACTCATAAGGAACAGATCACAATTCAGAAACAGTGTAAGACAGAGGCAAACTTTTCCAACGTCCAAATGCCGGCCGATGCAAACTTGCAATGGATGGACAGGATTCACACAAGCACAAATCAATATCAAAATTCCTTGCTCGTTGAAATTGATTGTGGCTTGTTGGGGCTCTCAGCATTTGCTTCTGCTCCTGCTATAGATGCCCCTGTTAATGCCCTGTCCAATTCAGTTGCTCTCAACAGGACTGGCTTTTAG